The following are from one region of the Pectobacterium actinidiae genome:
- a CDS encoding response regulator transcription factor, translating to MVNVVIIDKSPVFIQGLSVGLNDFMHGVNIVGVKEIDEVWPFLEEMNNAFILLNCNKENEEYSLFLEVLHEKYISASVIVMVDTIERHILNYYLKHHVMGVILKTSPVDSIAQALKTVSMGMVCLPDDGVIYEGWSVDNSVKGKLSERQHEVLQLIASGASNKQISRTLNISAGTVKSHLESIFRRLNVRNRTQAAIVLLEEERR from the coding sequence ATGGTGAACGTTGTTATCATTGACAAATCCCCTGTTTTCATTCAGGGGTTATCTGTTGGGCTGAATGATTTTATGCACGGTGTCAATATTGTTGGCGTAAAGGAAATTGACGAAGTATGGCCTTTCCTCGAGGAGATGAACAACGCTTTTATTTTACTAAATTGTAATAAAGAAAATGAAGAATACAGTTTATTCCTTGAGGTTCTACATGAAAAATATATTAGCGCCAGTGTGATTGTGATGGTTGATACTATTGAAAGACATATTTTGAATTACTATCTGAAACACCATGTTATGGGCGTCATTCTTAAAACATCACCCGTTGATTCTATTGCTCAGGCATTAAAAACGGTATCGATGGGTATGGTCTGTTTGCCGGATGATGGGGTGATCTATGAGGGGTGGAGTGTCGATAACAGCGTAAAAGGCAAACTCAGTGAAAGGCAGCATGAGGTTCTACAACTGATAGCGTCAGGCGCTTCTAACAAACAAATCAGTCGGACGTTAAACATCAGTGCAGGAACGGTGAAATCGCACCTGGAGTCGATTTTCAGGCGGCTTAATGTGCGTAACAGAACACAGGCTGCGATCGTACTATTAGAAGAAGAACGAAGATAA
- the rimP gene encoding ribosome maturation factor RimP, which produces MSTLEQKLTEMISAPVAALGYELVGIEFIRSRQSTLRIYIDSEDGITVDDCADVSHQVSAVLDVEDPITVAYNLEVSSPGLERPLFTAAHYLHFVGEEVTVVLRMAVQNRRKWLGVIKAVDGEMITITVEGKDEVFALSNIQKANLVPHF; this is translated from the coding sequence TTGTCCACATTAGAGCAAAAATTAACAGAGATGATTTCAGCACCCGTTGCCGCATTAGGCTACGAATTGGTTGGGATTGAATTCATCCGTAGTCGCCAATCGACGCTGCGTATCTATATTGATAGTGAAGATGGAATCACTGTTGATGATTGTGCTGATGTCAGCCACCAGGTCAGTGCGGTATTGGACGTAGAAGATCCAATCACTGTCGCCTATAACCTGGAGGTTTCGTCTCCAGGACTTGAGCGTCCCTTATTCACGGCAGCACATTATCTGCATTTCGTTGGTGAAGAAGTCACCGTGGTGCTGCGTATGGCAGTCCAGAATCGCCGTAAATGGTTGGGTGTGATCAAAGCTGTTGACGGCGAAATGATCACCATAACAGTGGAAGGCAAAGATGAAGTATTCGCGCTGAGCAACATTCAGAAAGCGAATCTTGTACCCCACTTTTAA